AGGCGGTGCTCTACTTCCTCGTCTTCCGTGCGCTGAAGCTGATCCAGGCGAACGCTTGCGCGCTCTCCCGCACGGCCCCCATTGACCTTTGGCCGGTCGTCGCCGCGCTGCTCAGTCTCTTCGCCGACAACTGGCAGCCTCAGGGCGCAGACGCAAAGAAGTTCGCCGTCGCGCAGCAGCGCATCCGCGCGAGCTTGCCTCGCACTTTGGATGATGACGTGCCGGTACTCGCCCTCGAAGTGATCGGGAGCATCGGCAACCGCGCAAGTCAGCTCGCCACGTCCCTGCACGAGTGGGGCAACCGCACTGCACTGCTCGCGATCGGCGACCCGCGGGCGGCTCTGCGAGCGATATCTGGTGGGGAGCTCCCGGAGGACGACGCGGAGCGCGCCAAGTGGGTCACTCGCAACGCCGAAGCCCGCGATTTGGCGGTATTCAGCGTTAGCGAGAAGTACGCCCAGGCTCGCCAGGCGCTCGGCCTGTAGCGGTCGCTGTCCACAGACTGGCAGGCCTCATCCGACACACCGTGGGTGTCGCCCGGGCCAGCTGCGCTAGACTCGTCGTATGTGGCGGTGGTGGTCTCTCGGTGCGCTCTGCCTGCTATGGCCAGCCGCTCTGCATGCAGCGCCTACGGGTCGCTTCCCGGATCCGCCCGGCAAGAGCCCGAGCGAGCCGAAGCCAGTAGCTGCAAGACCTGCCGCGCATCCTCCAGCGGCGAAGCGTCCACCGCCGGCAGCGCCCGCGCCCGCGGAGAGCTGGGCGACTCGCAGCGCGCGCCTACTCTCCGAGCAAGCCGATGCGTTGGCGCGAAGAGGTGAGTTCGCTCGGGCGCTGACCGTCTACCACCAGGCGATCGTAATGGACCCGAGCTTTGCCGAGGCCTACTTCGGTCTCGGAAAGCTGCGTCAGCGCCAAGGAGACACCCAGGAGGCGGAGCGCATCTACACCCAAGCGGCGCGCCTGCGCAACGCTGGCGCCAAGGCGTTCGAACTCAGGGCGCGCCTGCGCTACGTTTCCGGACGGCAAAGCGAGGCGCTAGTCGACCTCGCTGAGTCGTTGCGGCTCGAACCGGAGCACGTCCCGCGCCTCGAGTTGGCAAGCCAGTGGTACGTGGCTCAGCAAGCCTGGCCAGCGGCGCTCGCGGTCTGGAGGCGCCTGCTCGGGGTCTACCGCGAACGGGGACAAGACGACGCCGCGCGACGCGCTCAAATCCAGGTCCAAGCCCTGACGATGCTCGCGGGAGACAGCGACCCGGTGAGCGCTCCCAACCACACCGGCTGGGTTCCGAACGCACTGCGCCACATCTCACTGCGCGGCGGTTGAACGCCTCGATGCACACCCGGTCGGGGTACAAGCAGTGGTTCTCCTCGCGGAGACGTCCACCTGGCTCCAGGGTTTGGGGGTGAGGTCAGGCGCAGCTCAATCGGCGCCCCCCACAGGCGACAGGTGCCTCGCGCACAGCTCGCGCACGTCGTCTGGCATGGGTGCGCTGACGACGCGCTGGAGATCCGTCCACACCACCGTCTGGTGGACCGTGGCGCATAGCTCCGCTCCACGCACGAATCGGTAGCTGAGCTGCAAGCTCCGACTGCCAAGCTTCGAGACGCTGAGCTCCACCTCGAACGTATCGCCGTGGCGCAACGGCGCGATGAACTGACTCTCGAGTGCTACACACGGCAGCCCTAACCCCCGCCCGCGAATCAGACCGGCGTAGCCTCCGCTGAGCTCACCGAAGAAGTCCTCCATGGCCTCATGACAAACCACGAGGAAGTTCGGGAAAAACATCAGCCCAGCGGCATCGACCTCTTGGAAGCGCACCTGGCGTTGGTAGCGAAACATCGCCGATACGTAGCCCGAATCGCGGGTGCGTTGGGGTGCGGAAGGCTGCCACGGGCTGTCCGCGGTGGCGCAAGTCTGCGCACGACATCGCCACGCAGGCATGCCGAGTACATCATCCCACATCGGTGCTGACGTGGTTGCCGAGCCGTGGATTACGCCAGATCCGTGGACGATTTTTTCCGTGTGAATGCAGGTCGGATTTGCGCTGCCACTGCGGATCTCCGAAACTACTGTCATGCGCCCCCTCTTGATCGGATCCTTGTTTCTTCTCGCCTCCCCCCTATGTCTGACGGTCGCCTGCGGTAGTTCAGGTGACTCCGCAGGGGGCGATGGTGGCTCTTCATTCGGCGGCAGCGGCGGCTCCAGCGCTGGCACGTCGAACGGTGGCTCCAGCGGCTCGAGCAACGGCGGTAGCGCTGGCTCCAGCAGCGGTGGCACCACGAACGGTGGCTCGTCCAGCGGCGGCACCGCGAACGGCGGGTCCGGCGGGAGCAGCGGTTCCGCAGGGAATGGCGGCAACGGCGGTGTAGAAGACGCGGGGATCCCGGACGTCAACTTCACGTATGACGCGCCGATCGTTACCGAGGATGCATGCGCAGCGACGCGCATCGAGGCGGACCCGATCCCCCTCGACATGTACATCGTGCTCGACGACTCCGGCAGCATGGGCAGTGACTGCAACGTTGGCAGCGGCACTGCGTCCAAGTGGTGCTACGCGGTGAACGCTCTGGACTCGTTCTTCAGTGCGCCGGAGTCGGTGGGCACGGGCATCGCGCTGAACTACTTCAACAACGGAGACAACTGCGCGAACGGGCTGTCCACACCTCCGTCGGGTGGCAGCGTCGCGTTTAACATCCTGCCCGCCCATTTGTCCGCGCTGCGTTCGTCTCTGAACTCCAACGGTCCGACTGGTTCAACCCCCACCGAAGCTGCGTTGCGTTCGATCGTCAACTACACAACCGCTCAGGCCGCGGCACGTCCCGGCCGCACGATGGTCGGTGTTCTCATCACGGACGGCCAGCCTTCAGGCTGCTCGTCCAACAACACGACTCTCAACAACATCATTCGCAACCACTTCAACAACACGGGCATTCCGACCTTCATCATCGGCATGACCGGAGCATCCTTCGGCTCCCTCGAGGCGTGGGCGAACGGTGCCGGCGCGACCCAGCACACCACGTACTGTGGTGGCGCGAACCCCTGCTACAGCTACAACGTCGCCAACGGCAACGGGACCGTGTTCATCGACGTGCTCAAGGAGATCCAGAAGGCGGCCGTCGGCTGCACGTTCAACGTGCCCACTCCGGACTCTGGCATTCTGGATCCCAACAAGGTCGACGTGGTCTACACCCCGGGCGGCGGCGGAGCGGCGCAGACCCTCACCCGCGTGACCGACCAGAGCCAGTGTGGCACTGCGCCAGGCCAAGGTTGGTACTACAACGACAACACCAACCCCACGCAGATCCTCCTGTGTCCGGATGTCTGCACCACGGTCTCTGCTGATAGCGGCGCCAAGATCGACGTGGAGCTCGGCTGCCTCGGCAGCTGACCCCTAGCAGCACTCGACCGCGCGGAAACGGGCAACCGTTTCCGCGTTTGCGCTTTGTCGCCGAGGCCAACCGAGCCGTCCCCTCACCACTCGTGTGCTCCCAGGTCGAACAGGACGTCAGTGCAAGGTCCCTGTTCGAAGAGCCTTGTGAAGAGACCTAGCATTTCTCGACGGAAACGCCCTGTGGCTGCTTGGGCACGGGATCTAGCGCTACGAGCTCGGCGCGGACAAGGCGATCGAGATCGAAACTCCCGACAACACGTAGCAGCTGGGGCAGGTCCGAGTTCGCCGTCCCATCCAATGCCTTCCCTCTCCCGTACAATCGACACACCCGCAGTTCTGCGGACCGCGCTTGTCTGCGGTCTGCTTTTGGCCTGCGCTGAGCCGCGCGCCGCACGTACACCCGAGCAGCAGTCTGCAAAGTCGAGTCCGAAGGCTGCGCTGCGCCATCCAGCGCCGGTCAATCCGTTGGACAGGGTCACGTGTCCGCAGCCGACTCAGCGCTACGAAGTCGACGGCTGGAAACACTTCGCCATCGCTGGCGACCGCACCTTCTACGTTGGCAAGGCCGACGGACCTATTGCTATCTCGAGCGACGGAGGACGGACTTGGCACAAGCACGCAACGCACATCCCCAATCTGACGTCGTTGGCCGGCCGAGTCTGGGGCTTCGAGCACGAGGTGCCGCTGCACTCTGGGACCGCTCACGGTGCGATCTACTATCCCATCCGCAAGGAAACATGGAAGCGAGTCGACGTCTTCGCTAGGGACGGCGTGCTCCCGACGGGCCTCTTCGAATGCGGAGAAGCCGTGTGCGCGACATCGAGGCGCGAGGAGAGCCTGTGGCGTGTCCCCGCTGACCTGAATGCGCCGCTCGAGCGCATACCCATCCCGCACGGGCTCTCACCGCTGGGCGAGGTGTATGCGCAGAGCCTGTTTCGCGGCAAGACGCGGGTACACCTCACCGAACGCAGCGAAAACGTGGAGCCAGGCTGGTTTGGGAACGTCAGCTGTGATGGAGGGCGCTGCTTCGCGTCAGCGCTAGACCAATACTACCGCATTGACGCCAAGAGCATGCTTGCGACCCCTTTTCTGACATTCGCTGCGCTGGACCAAGCCCTGTCCAAGTGCCGAGGCACAGCGGTCCACTTCTCCCACGGCGCAGAACTCGCGTGGAACTCACTGTTGTACGTCCCCGGGATCCTCACGGAACACGAGTCGCAGTACAGTGTCACGCTCCGCATCGCGCCAGACAGCGTCCGCGTCTTGGACGGTGGGAGCGAACCCGCGGTGCTCGGGCAGGGTTCGCTTTGGCTAGTCGGTCCTGGGTTGCGACGAGTACGCCCAAACTCGCACACTTCAGAACTCCTCTTGGATCCCGCCACAGCGGACTTTTAGCAAGACGCCGTCTTCGCCTACTCAGGACTACACAGCTAGAGCTCAACCCCGTGCAGTTCCTCGAGGATTCGACGCACCACATTGACGAGATCTTGATGGACGGCAGCCGAGCAGAAGCGCAGCGTGCGGTAGCCAAGGCGCGCGAGGTCGCGGTCCCGGCGCGCGTCCGCGGTGGCGCAGTGGCGGGGGCCATCGAGTTCGACAATGAGGCGCACATCTCGCGCTAGGAAGTCGGCGATGTATTGCCCGCCAACGACAACCTGACGGCGGAAGGTGAAGCCCAGGCGCTTGCCCCGCAGGGCGAGCCAGAGCCGCGCCTCACTGGGCGTGGGGGCGCGGCGCATCTCGTGAGCGCGAGACTCAAGCCAAGCACGCCGCCGCGCCCGCGCGCGGAGAGCATGGGGGCTACGATCACGGTGGGGATTGGGATGAGGATGGGGCATGGGGTTTTCCTTCGCTGCCTTTCCGCTCGGGGCCGCCGAGCGCGACCCCACGCGCAGAACGCATGCCGCGCTCCACCTCCCAACCCCCTACTATCCGTGCGGCAACTGCGCGGCAGGCGTTGTGCGCGCCCGAGGGCGCGGCGGCCCCGAGCGGAAAGGCGCAACGAACGCGCAGAAGCGGCCACGCCAAGCCGTTCCGCGAGTCCCCCGACCCAA
This portion of the Polyangiaceae bacterium genome encodes:
- a CDS encoding tetratricopeptide repeat protein, whose protein sequence is MWRWWSLGALCLLWPAALHAAPTGRFPDPPGKSPSEPKPVAARPAAHPPAAKRPPPAAPAPAESWATRSARLLSEQADALARRGEFARALTVYHQAIVMDPSFAEAYFGLGKLRQRQGDTQEAERIYTQAARLRNAGAKAFELRARLRYVSGRQSEALVDLAESLRLEPEHVPRLELASQWYVAQQAWPAALAVWRRLLGVYRERGQDDAARRAQIQVQALTMLAGDSDPVSAPNHTGWVPNALRHISLRGG
- a CDS encoding acyl-CoA thioesterase, coding for MFRYQRQVRFQEVDAAGLMFFPNFLVVCHEAMEDFFGELSGGYAGLIRGRGLGLPCVALESQFIAPLRHGDTFEVELSVSKLGSRSLQLSYRFVRGAELCATVHQTVVWTDLQRVVSAPMPDDVRELCARHLSPVGGAD
- a CDS encoding VWA domain-containing protein, whose translation is MRPLLIGSLFLLASPLCLTVACGSSGDSAGGDGGSSFGGSGGSSAGTSNGGSSGSSNGGSAGSSSGGTTNGGSSSGGTANGGSGGSSGSAGNGGNGGVEDAGIPDVNFTYDAPIVTEDACAATRIEADPIPLDMYIVLDDSGSMGSDCNVGSGTASKWCYAVNALDSFFSAPESVGTGIALNYFNNGDNCANGLSTPPSGGSVAFNILPAHLSALRSSLNSNGPTGSTPTEAALRSIVNYTTAQAAARPGRTMVGVLITDGQPSGCSSNNTTLNNIIRNHFNNTGIPTFIIGMTGASFGSLEAWANGAGATQHTTYCGGANPCYSYNVANGNGTVFIDVLKEIQKAAVGCTFNVPTPDSGILDPNKVDVVYTPGGGGAAQTLTRVTDQSQCGTAPGQGWYYNDNTNPTQILLCPDVCTTVSADSGAKIDVELGCLGS
- a CDS encoding DUF559 domain-containing protein — its product is MRRAPTPSEARLWLALRGKRLGFTFRRQVVVGGQYIADFLARDVRLIVELDGPRHCATADARRDRDLARLGYRTLRFCSAAVHQDLVNVVRRILEELHGVEL